GAGTGAAGGGAATTCGTGCAGCCTTAATTCAAACTTCTTTTTAATCACGCCATCAAAGACTAGCCACTCTCATTCCGACATTAAAACACTTATTCCTGTCCTCAGTGAAGCTATGGTTACCTGAACAAAGCCAAGCCAATAAGATCAGTCAGCATCCCAGCAGGCAGCGCTGATTGGACGCTagggtacaaaaaaaaaaaaaagaacctggaaATGGAAGGGGCCATGCTGGGGGTTACCCAAGGGGAGTGTGCGTAGGGAGTTCAGGGCAGGGTGGGTGTGACCAAGACACATCTTAaattcttttagaaaagaaaaaagtgaatgcTATCGCTTTTCTATACCTTGGCTAGTTTTAGTGATTGTTTATAAAACTAGTGCCCGATAACCTACTTCTTTTTTTGTCAAACACCTCTCACacgttaaaaagaaaaaaaaaaaaggcatgtgtACAATAAACTTCAAAAATGTCGCAATAGTGGCCAAATTTGCCACTTCAGAGGTCCCGAGTTTGGAGTATGCCCATGATTGGTGACCGTCCCCAACCGGGTGACAAACTGGAAAACATCACTGCCACTTTTGAAGGTACGAAAATGAGCTGGCTCTCCACCAGAGCGTGGAGGCTGATGTCAACGGGCTGCGCAGAGTTCTGGATGAAATAACGCTGTGCAGAACCGACCTGGAGATTCAGTACGAAACCCTGAGTGAGGAGCTCACTTACCTCAAGAAGAACCACAAAGAGGTAagggcgtgcgtgcgtgcgtgcgtgcgtgagtgcGCGCGGGCGCGTGGGCGGGCGGgctctgctctgcttctccaCACGGCCCGCAGCAGATAACGCCCCCACTGGCCCTCACAGGCAGGCAATTGGTCCGAAGGCTCTTTGTCAAACCCACAGGAAGCCGGCTTTTCTTCCCAGGTGTTGAGTGGCCTGTATGTAGTCATTCTTATTCTTATGCCCACTTTCCCATGGCTGGGCGGAAGAACCCTGCTTTCCAGACCGCTTCTAAGATCAGTGGCTGACTGTCATTATAGCTGTTAAGTGGTCTACTTAGGCAATTATATCTAATTAGACGAAATGAATGTGCTTTGAAAGCTATTCTAAGAAAACTGGATCTTAATTTCTGTGTAACAGTAGCGCACATCAACTTCTGACAGACGGAATATGGTCTTAATATTAAGAGGCTTTTTAATAATATTTGCGAAGTTCTTTCTTTGAGACTTTCAAGCAATAGATATTGATCATGATCACCCTTCCTCTCCCAACCCCTCCCATAGTCATCCTCTCCACccctcacctccctacccacccaactttgaaCTTTCTTCGCCCCTATCCACATGGAGTTTAGTTTGCATGGCTTAACTACTCTTGGaaatggggcctgccctggagtgagGTCATTCCCAGGGGTCACAGTTAGACAAAACTGACTCCTCCActcccagcagctatcaaatGCCAATTGTGGCTCTGCTAGATGGAGGATTTTGTGCCCAACTCCCCCATTCCTGCCttggattttgtctggcttgagcctGTGCGAGTCCGGGGGATGCTGGCACAACCGCCATGAATTTGTACATGCAGCTGCGCTATTATGTCCAGAAATCACGGTTTCCTTGGCACTGTGCGCCACCTCCGAGTCTTCcgatctttccaccccctcttccgcAATGATCCCTAAGCATTGAGGGGAGGTGTGTGGTATACAGCTCCCATTTAACACTTCAAATATATTCTTACTAGACACCATGATAGACATGAACCAGCGCGTAGTTTCCTGAAGTGCTCACTTGATCACGAAGCCACTGTTTTTACATTCCATATTTTCTGTTCTAATAAAAGGCGGTGGGGTGCCTTTaaattattttggtatttttttaaatggtagaAGATATCCACAGTTAAGACAAATGCTTAAATCGGGAGCTAGCATGCTACTTGGTTAGTCGCAAGGCTAGCTTGTAAACCAAACTGCTGGCATTACAGCATTTGTTTGGCACAGTGAGTTCACGTGTGGTTATAATCCACGGCAGTTACTCAAAAAACTGTTCATAAGTCAGGAGCAATTGGCGTTTTAAAAATACTCTGCTTAAGGGTGGGCCCACAGATCCAcaagtttttcctttgtttttaatctttttttttttaaagctggggGAGTTTTCACTCAGCTCTGCAGTCTTTAAAGTCACCTGCAGAGACAGAGATGGTACCAGTGAATTCACAGCAGGAAGGAGCTGGTCTAAGGACCAACCGGGGATTGGCTTTCTGGAGGAAAGAAAGCTGCCCTGacccaggagagaggaggaaggtcTTGGCAGCAGACAGCGGGCCTGTGCTGTTTTAGTTTGTATGGGCTTGGCAGAGACACCTGCTGTCCATGTACTTAGAATGGATTTAGCCAATAGCACCCCGTTCAGACAGAAGACTGTGTCGTCTTTGACAGCAGCCCAGATTCCTGCTGTCACGATGACAGGAATCATGAGAACCAGCACTCACATgtcaaacaatattgcaaagCCACAGTGTTATTATCAATCCTTCCTCTGGTCTCAACACCACCCagagaaggattttttttaattactttcagTTTTCAGATTAATCACAATTTCCCCAAATTAACATAGCTACAACTTGCCAGAACCAGAAATCACACAGGGATATGTGTGACTCCAACATCCAAAAGAGCATGTAACCATTGTGTAAACTTAACAGCTGGATCCTTccttgcctgcacacacacacacatgcgtgagtgtacacatttatttatctgtttatatcATTAATTATCTAAACTAAACCATTTGACTCTGCTCAGGCTGTGTTCAGGGAGTAGTTGAGTTGAGAAAGCATTCAAGGTGATCTCTTACCGCTTGAAGAAGACAGACAAAAGGGTGCATATTTAAACAATCCAAATAAGAACCAGAGGACAGTTCGTTTAAGGGGTTTAAGGACTTGGATTTGTGAAGGAACCAAGACTTATTCTGGGTACCAGAGCTAAACTGAAGCCCTGAAGCCCCGGGGGCAGGGTTAGACTCACAACAATAAAGGGCTCTGGAGCCTTTAAGATTTCTTCCCGAATGAAGCAGGCTACTCGGTGATGGTTATCTTCACCAGCCTTGAGAGGTAAGCCAAGTGGATGGGAGCTATACAATGTGGAAGGGTGGTCACTGCAGAGGCAAGGGTGGACACCCGGATGAGAACTCTCCCAAGCTAAGTAAGCTTCTAGACTCCCTGAAAGTTCCACTGTACTTCAGCTCAACACCTCTCTGCCTCCAGGAAATGCAGGCTCTGCAGTGCGCAGCGGGAGGCAACGTGAACGTGGAGATGAACGCGGCCCCGGGTGTGGATCTCACCATCCTGCTGAACAACATGAGAGCCGAGTACGAGGCCCTGGCTGAGCAGAACCGCAGGGACGCCGAGGCCTGGTTCCAGGAAAAGGTAACTCTCGCCTGACCCCGTCCCTATAGTCCCTATGCGTTTCAGTGCTGTTGCCAAGCTAAGATCTGTCTGTCCCTCTTGGTTGCCGTTTCAGAGCGCTTCGCTGCAGCAGCAGATCACCGAGGATGTGGGCGCCACCACCTCAGCCAGGAACGAGCTGACTGAAATGAAGCGCACGCTCCAAACCCTGGAAATTGAACTTCAGTCTCTCCTAGCCACGGTATATATGGAAGGAGTGTGTTATTACTCCctaagtttgttttaaatttccaCCCACTGGCTTAAAAACCCCATTTGCTGCAGAAAAGATGTTCACATAggctttcgttttgttttttgattttttttgttttgttttgattggttttgtttttttgagataggatttcatgtgtggctctgcctgtcctgggactcactttgtaggctaggttagcctggaactccgGGGGATCTactaactgcctctgcctcccgactgctggcattaaaggcgtgcgcccccacaCTTGGCTGAGGAGCTCGTCTTGTACATCCTTTTCAATGACTCTGTATTCTTCCCGATAGAAACACTCGCTGGAGTGCTCCCTCACCGAGACCGAGGGCAACTACTGCACACAACTGGCTCAGATCCAGGCTCAGATCAGTGCCCTGGAGGAGCAGCTGCACCAGGTCAGGACGGAGACCGAGGGCCAGAAGCTGGAATACGAGCAGCTGCTGAACGTCAAGGCCCACCTGGAGAAGGAGATCGAGACCTACTGCCTCCTCATAGGAGGAGATGAAGGGTAGGTGAAGGTATTTACGTGTGAAAAGCCATACGCATCCCACCCTCCACGTCCACTTCTTCCACGGCAGTGGGTTCCAACATCCACACAGGAAAACTGCACAAAGAAAGTACTGCATTGGTGTTGGGCACACCCAGGCTCCCTCTTGCCTGTGCCCTGAACCTTAAAGAACAACCGTTACCTGTAACACCATTTACACTAGAGTCAGTATGGTAAATGACCCTGAGATCCAAGACAGTGGAGACCGTGTGTAGGTTCTCTGTAAATACAATTCCATCCTTTGACACTGAGTCCCCTGCAGTCATAGAGCCTAGCTCCCCTGATGCTGGGGGTGGCCATCCCGAAAGGCACTTAATTAGATCGGAGCTGAAACTGTGCCATGAACAAACGCGACTGTCTCTGTTACCATGGGTAATGTCAAAGGACAGTGGTTTCCGCTGTCACTCACCGAATGCGTTCTCCAAAGAGCAAAAGAAGTTCTCATACCGGGCCTAAAACAGAAGGGATCTCTCCATGTCCCTCTCTTGTGATGTTTTCACAGGGCTTGTAAGTCTGCCAGTTACAAGTCTAAAGATTATGGATCTGGAAATGCCGGCAATCAAATCAAAGGTAACGAAGCTAAAATGCCTTTGTTATGTCAGCCTACCTTATGTCCAGTGCCCAGATCATTGCTTTGGGGCTGCCGTAGGACTTAGAGCTGATATCATTGCATGCTAGGTGTCTCACTTTAGACccgggtgcttttttttttttttttttttttttttggttttttcgagacagggtttctctgtggttttggagcctgtcctggaactagctcttgtagaccaggctggtctcgaactcacagagatccgcctgcctctgcctcccgagtg
The Microtus pennsylvanicus isolate mMicPen1 chromosome 11, mMicPen1.hap1, whole genome shotgun sequence genome window above contains:
- the Krt25 gene encoding keratin, type I cytoskeletal 25, with product MSLRLSSGSRRSYARPSAGSLRGTSFGAGNACGIGGIGSGFSCAFGSSSTGGNTGVANSCAGFTVNEGGLLSGNEKVTMQNLNDRLASYLENVQALQEANADLEQKIKSWYEKFGPGSCRGLDHDYSRYFPIIDDLKNQIITSTTSNANAVLQIDNARLTADDFRLKYENELALHQSVEADVNGLRRVLDEITLCRTDLEIQYETLSEELTYLKKNHKEEMQALQCAAGGNVNVEMNAAPGVDLTILLNNMRAEYEALAEQNRRDAEAWFQEKSASLQQQITEDVGATTSARNELTEMKRTLQTLEIELQSLLATKHSLECSLTETEGNYCTQLAQIQAQISALEEQLHQVRTETEGQKLEYEQLLNVKAHLEKEIETYCLLIGGDEGACKSASYKSKDYGSGNAGNQIKDSAKAIVVKKVLEEVDQRSKILTTRLHSLEEKSQSN